A genomic window from Gymnodinialimonas ceratoperidinii includes:
- a CDS encoding MATE family efflux transporter has translation MANSQAVFLEGSLFKHITIMSLTSSVGLMAVFLVDFVDMIFISMLGKEELAAAIGYAGAILFFTSSFGIGMAIAGGALVARALGAGDGVAARRRAGTTLLVGFLLGTTFATIVWLNLPALVTLLGASEATHDLAVGYLRIVIPSLPLLLVGMVGGAILRAHGDARRAMMATIIGGVVNAVLDPILIFGLDLELTGAAIASVVARVAIAAVALIPLYRHHGGLARPSLPDLRLDFAPIVALAAPAILTQLATPIGQAFVTRSMAEYGEEAVAGMAIIGRLTPVAFGVLFALSGAVGPIVGQNFGAGNEARVKRAYTNALLFTALVVLFVSAVLFGLRESIVNLFDATGEARGLIYLFCGPLALAFFFNGMLFVSNASLNNIGYPFTSTWVNWGRHTIGTILPVLVFSAWLGAEGVLIGQAAGGVVFGLLSFAIARRLMATARSAPAAEPFARQARIFALFHRHR, from the coding sequence ATGGCAAATTCGCAAGCGGTCTTCCTCGAAGGCTCTCTCTTCAAGCACATCACCATCATGTCCCTGACCTCTTCGGTCGGCTTGATGGCGGTGTTCCTTGTGGACTTCGTCGACATGATCTTCATCTCGATGTTGGGGAAAGAGGAACTTGCAGCCGCCATCGGCTATGCAGGCGCCATCCTGTTCTTCACCTCGTCGTTCGGCATCGGCATGGCGATTGCAGGCGGCGCGTTGGTGGCACGGGCGCTTGGCGCAGGAGACGGCGTCGCGGCCCGGCGCCGGGCCGGTACGACGCTCCTCGTGGGCTTCTTGCTCGGTACGACCTTCGCGACGATTGTCTGGCTCAACCTGCCGGCGCTGGTCACCCTGCTTGGCGCGAGCGAGGCGACCCATGATCTGGCGGTCGGCTATCTGCGCATCGTGATCCCGTCGCTGCCGCTACTGCTGGTGGGCATGGTCGGCGGCGCGATCCTGCGCGCTCACGGCGACGCGCGGCGCGCGATGATGGCGACGATCATCGGCGGGGTCGTCAACGCTGTTCTGGACCCGATCCTGATCTTCGGCCTCGATCTGGAATTGACCGGCGCGGCCATCGCCTCGGTCGTGGCACGGGTTGCCATCGCGGCGGTCGCGCTCATCCCGCTCTACCGTCACCACGGCGGATTGGCGCGCCCCTCGCTGCCGGACCTGCGGCTCGATTTCGCGCCAATCGTGGCATTGGCGGCACCGGCAATACTGACGCAACTCGCCACCCCCATCGGGCAAGCCTTCGTGACCCGCTCCATGGCGGAATATGGCGAGGAAGCCGTGGCAGGCATGGCCATCATCGGCAGGCTGACCCCCGTGGCCTTCGGCGTGCTCTTCGCGCTCTCGGGCGCAGTCGGACCAATCGTCGGGCAGAATTTCGGTGCCGGCAACGAGGCGAGGGTGAAGCGCGCCTACACCAACGCCCTGCTGTTCACCGCACTGGTCGTGCTGTTCGTGAGTGCCGTGCTCTTCGGCCTCCGCGAATCGATCGTGAACCTCTTCGACGCCACCGGAGAGGCGCGGGGGCTCATCTACCTGTTCTGCGGCCCGCTCGCGTTGGCATTCTTCTTCAACGGGATGCTCTTCGTGTCCAACGCAAGCCTCAACAACATCGGCTATCCGTTCACCTCGACCTGGGTGAACTGGGGGCGTCACACGATCGGGACGATCCTGCCGGTGCTGGTCTTCTCCGCATGGCTCGGAGCCGAGGGCGTCCTGATCGGCCAGGCGGCGGGCGGCGTTGTCTTCGGGCTCTTGTCCTTCGCCATTGCGCGGCGCCTGATGGCAACCGCCCGGAGCGCCCCTGCCGCAGAACCTTTTGCGCGGCAGGCGCGGATTTTCGCGCTGTTCCACCGTCACCGGTAA
- a CDS encoding PLD nuclease N-terminal domain-containing protein — protein MEYGIFGLLVLIADIYAIFKTWTSSASTLAKVIWTIVILVLPILGFIAWLVAGPKGGNTLNV, from the coding sequence ATGGAATATGGCATTTTCGGCCTGCTCGTCCTGATCGCTGACATCTACGCGATCTTCAAGACATGGACCTCCAGCGCCTCGACGCTGGCAAAGGTCATCTGGACCATCGTCATTCTGGTCCTGCCGATCCTGGGCTTCATCGCCTGGCTGGTCGCTGGTCCCAAGGGCGGCAACACGTTGAACGTGTAA
- the dacB gene encoding D-alanyl-D-alanine carboxypeptidase/D-alanyl-D-alanine endopeptidase, with protein MLSRRIFLSGLLASTAPAAWAAAPERSLRPTVRPDDFLRRTVPEAADILEAANLSGRVGFAVADATTGEMLEVENPLYPLPPASVAKTVTSAYAMDRLGPNFRFRTRLVSDGVVADGRLDGDLWLVGSGDPLFDTDALAAMADALVTLGVQEVTGRFMVATGALPEIWQIDPDQLPHVGYNPAISALNLNFNRVHFGWERVGEDYTISMDARSASFRPAVQVARMRVEERSSPVYTYADAQSHDAWTVARGALGEAGSRWLPVRRPAAYTADVLQTLMEEHGVRLGAPEFAAEAPGAALVLAEHVSEPLEDILRGMMRWSTNLTAEVSGLLATQASGQEVTSLEESGAAMTAWMEETLGARNAVFVDHSGLGVDSRIRPQDMTHALVAAGPDGPLRGLMKDVPMRDPNGNVIQSHPVDVVGKTGTLSFVSALTGFARTPSGRDLAFTIFCADLDRRDAIPDAERERPPGARTYNGAAKRLQQALIERWGVVYD; from the coding sequence ATGCTATCCAGACGGATTTTCCTCAGCGGGCTTCTTGCAAGCACCGCACCCGCTGCTTGGGCCGCCGCTCCGGAACGGTCGTTGCGTCCGACTGTCCGCCCCGACGATTTCCTGCGGCGCACGGTGCCCGAGGCTGCCGATATCCTCGAGGCCGCAAACCTCAGCGGGCGCGTGGGTTTCGCGGTGGCCGATGCCACCACCGGCGAGATGCTAGAGGTCGAAAACCCCCTCTACCCCCTGCCCCCCGCGTCGGTCGCGAAAACTGTTACCAGCGCTTATGCGATGGATCGTCTGGGTCCCAACTTCCGCTTCCGCACCCGGCTGGTGTCCGATGGCGTGGTGGCAGATGGCCGGCTGGATGGCGATCTGTGGCTCGTCGGCTCAGGCGATCCTCTGTTCGATACCGATGCGCTGGCCGCCATGGCCGACGCGCTGGTGACGCTCGGCGTGCAGGAGGTCACGGGTCGTTTCATGGTCGCCACCGGCGCGCTGCCCGAGATCTGGCAGATCGATCCCGATCAGCTCCCCCACGTGGGCTACAATCCGGCGATCTCTGCGTTGAACCTCAATTTCAATCGGGTCCATTTCGGGTGGGAACGGGTTGGTGAGGATTACACGATCTCCATGGACGCACGCTCGGCCTCGTTCCGGCCTGCGGTTCAAGTCGCCCGGATGCGGGTGGAGGAGCGGTCATCGCCCGTCTACACCTACGCCGATGCGCAGAGCCATGACGCCTGGACCGTCGCGCGCGGCGCATTGGGAGAAGCCGGCTCGCGGTGGCTGCCGGTGCGCCGTCCTGCCGCCTACACGGCCGATGTCCTCCAGACGCTGATGGAGGAACATGGGGTACGGCTCGGCGCGCCGGAGTTCGCGGCGGAGGCCCCCGGTGCGGCGCTCGTGCTGGCCGAGCACGTATCCGAGCCGCTCGAAGATATCCTGCGCGGCATGATGCGCTGGTCCACCAACCTCACCGCCGAAGTGTCGGGCCTTCTGGCCACGCAAGCCTCGGGGCAGGAGGTCACGAGCCTCGAGGAATCCGGCGCCGCCATGACGGCCTGGATGGAAGAGACCCTGGGCGCGCGAAACGCCGTCTTCGTGGATCATTCCGGCCTGGGCGTTGACAGCCGCATTCGCCCGCAGGACATGACCCACGCCCTTGTGGCGGCAGGACCGGACGGCCCCTTGCGCGGGTTGATGAAAGACGTTCCGATGCGCGATCCGAATGGCAACGTGATCCAGAGCCATCCGGTCGACGTTGTGGGCAAGACCGGCACGCTGAGCTTCGTCTCGGCGCTCACAGGCTTCGCACGCACGCCTTCGGGCCGCGATCTGGCCTTCACGATCTTCTGCGCCGATCTGGACCGCCGCGACGCGATCCCCGATGCGGAGCGGGAACGCCCCCCCGGCGCGCGCACGTATAACGGTGCGGCGAAGCGGCTTCAGCAGGCGCTGATCGAGCGGTGGGGCGTCGTCTACGACTGA
- a CDS encoding DMT family transporter — MDTNTRHALPLMLIAMALIPAGDTAGKFLTAGLHSGGTPVAPFFVAWSRFALGAIMVAPFVAHLVEPRLFADWRIWARALLVACGITSILTALSTEPIANVFAAFFVGPIVSWLLSVWLLREPFSTARFGLICLGFAGVLLVVKPGFGMTPGMGFAILAGMFYGGYLVMSRWISNVARPRALLFSQLVIGALIRTVPGLSAMPTLTVPVAGLTLVSAACSMLGNLLLIIAYRRAEASRMAPFVYTQLVWGTLFGALVFGALPDGLALAGIALLLISGLASLAIRERHLAG, encoded by the coding sequence ATGGACACGAACACGCGCCACGCCCTCCCGCTGATGTTGATTGCCATGGCCCTGATCCCGGCTGGCGATACGGCCGGGAAATTCCTCACCGCGGGGCTGCATTCCGGTGGCACGCCGGTGGCCCCGTTCTTCGTGGCGTGGAGCCGCTTCGCCCTCGGCGCGATCATGGTGGCGCCCTTCGTCGCCCATCTGGTCGAGCCACGGCTTTTTGCGGATTGGCGCATCTGGGCGCGCGCGCTTCTGGTCGCCTGCGGCATCACCTCGATCCTTACCGCGCTGTCGACCGAGCCCATCGCAAACGTCTTTGCGGCCTTTTTTGTAGGGCCTATCGTGTCGTGGCTGCTCTCCGTTTGGCTCCTGCGAGAGCCGTTCTCGACCGCGCGCTTCGGGTTGATCTGCTTGGGCTTTGCCGGGGTCCTTCTGGTGGTGAAACCGGGCTTCGGGATGACGCCCGGCATGGGGTTCGCGATATTGGCGGGGATGTTCTACGGCGGCTACCTCGTGATGAGCCGCTGGATCTCGAACGTGGCGCGACCCCGCGCGCTGCTGTTCTCGCAACTGGTCATCGGAGCGTTGATCCGGACCGTTCCGGGGCTCTCGGCGATGCCGACGCTCACCGTGCCCGTCGCCGGGCTCACCCTGGTCTCGGCGGCGTGTTCGATGCTCGGCAATCTCTTGCTCATCATCGCCTATCGCAGGGCCGAGGCCAGCCGCATGGCCCCCTTCGTCTACACGCAACTGGTCTGGGGGACGCTCTTCGGGGCGCTCGTGTTCGGCGCCTTGCCGGACGGGCTTGCACTGGCCGGGATCGCCTTGCTGCTGATCTCAGGTCTAGCCTCGCTCGCGATCCGGGAGCGGCACCTCGCCGGATGA
- a CDS encoding nicotinate-nucleotide adenylyltransferase: protein MRHILPFAQPGQTIGLFGGSFNPPHRGHVHVSREALKRFGLDRVWWLVSPGNPLKTKGPAPLSRRMAAARALVTHPRIEVTDIEAHLGTRYTAQTLERLCALYPGVRFVWLMGADNLAQFHLWQRWEWIMESVPVGVLARPGDRISARTSVAAQRYRHAKLPASAAHLLGRTTPPAWCFLNVPMLDVSSSEIRARGEWE, encoded by the coding sequence TTGCGCCACATCCTGCCATTTGCCCAACCCGGACAGACGATTGGCCTCTTTGGCGGATCGTTCAACCCGCCGCACCGGGGCCATGTTCACGTCAGCCGCGAAGCCTTGAAACGCTTCGGGCTGGACCGCGTGTGGTGGCTGGTCTCTCCGGGCAATCCCTTGAAAACGAAGGGTCCCGCGCCACTTTCGCGGCGCATGGCAGCAGCGCGGGCGCTGGTCACCCATCCGCGTATCGAGGTCACCGATATCGAAGCGCATCTGGGCACGCGCTACACGGCGCAGACGCTGGAGAGGCTCTGCGCGCTCTATCCCGGTGTCCGCTTCGTCTGGCTCATGGGTGCCGACAACCTGGCGCAGTTTCACCTCTGGCAGAGGTGGGAATGGATCATGGAGTCCGTGCCGGTCGGCGTGCTGGCCCGCCCCGGCGACCGGATCTCGGCGCGCACCTCGGTCGCGGCGCAGAGGTACCGCCACGCAAAATTGCCGGCATCGGCGGCGCATCTGTTGGGCCGAACGACCCCGCCCGCGTGGTGCTTTCTCAACGTCCCGATGCTCGATGTCTCTAGCTCGGAGATACGCGCGCGCGGCGAGTGGGAATAG
- a CDS encoding putative bifunctional diguanylate cyclase/phosphodiesterase has protein sequence MAVDPAILFLAAELALASLLLLTLAILLLKMRVSSRAQNALEEVEQTLDDVSAQEAVLRAVVENANDGLVYQDMNARILWANPAYCRTMGRTLEEIIGRRPQEFCFPPELKPRDEEIETYAFDTDSYEFHNLVRRPNMRKNGEVFWHEFNLSVVESRDGEDRVVLVSRDVTSQVHHEEELKEAQSYLYHAAHHDALTALENRAALLADASAILRRDTKEGRELGLIFIDLDHFKTVNDSHGHAAGDQLLIHVADAMRATARNGDFLCRMGGDEFVMGCPGVATFDELQHIADALLDRIRTPITWVDATLVCNASIGIALSNGEKVTAEDLIRSADFALYEAKKPGAPHVARYDAVLHERQEAEYALLEEFAETLDSGGISFVYQPILDTSTGKIRSFEALARWHRKNGELVGPDTFLGFAARLNRMADIDFAAIRATTSLVSELQGMGHKIQGAFNTSSDALAHPDFLDRLDHEARRAGLDSTSLVAEVLETTFFGSDTTDSLAAARISDLRNKGFAVYLDDFGVGYAGLAHLSQLDVSGVKLDRSLISNVTHQRAARIITTSILRLCDELGVSTLAEGVESAEQADFLKEHGCFKLQGYGIARPMDRAALIAMVDAAAPVVIPAAEVLTAKSA, from the coding sequence ATGGCTGTCGATCCCGCGATCCTGTTTCTGGCCGCGGAGCTGGCTTTGGCGTCCCTCCTGCTTTTGACGCTGGCGATACTGCTCCTCAAGATGCGCGTTTCGAGCAGGGCGCAGAATGCCTTGGAAGAGGTCGAGCAGACCCTCGATGACGTCTCCGCGCAGGAGGCGGTGCTGCGTGCTGTCGTCGAGAATGCCAACGACGGTCTGGTCTACCAGGACATGAACGCGCGCATTCTTTGGGCGAACCCCGCCTATTGCCGGACGATGGGCCGGACGCTGGAGGAAATCATCGGCAGGCGGCCGCAGGAATTTTGCTTTCCGCCCGAGTTGAAGCCCCGCGATGAAGAGATCGAGACCTACGCGTTCGACACCGACAGCTATGAATTCCACAACCTCGTGCGTCGCCCCAACATGCGCAAGAATGGAGAGGTCTTCTGGCACGAGTTCAATCTGTCGGTCGTGGAATCGCGGGACGGCGAAGACCGCGTGGTGTTGGTGTCGCGCGATGTGACCTCTCAGGTGCATCACGAGGAAGAGCTGAAAGAGGCGCAATCCTACCTCTACCACGCCGCCCATCATGATGCCCTGACCGCGCTGGAAAACCGCGCCGCCTTGCTGGCCGATGCCAGCGCGATCCTGCGGCGTGACACGAAGGAGGGCCGTGAACTGGGCCTGATCTTCATCGATCTGGATCATTTCAAGACGGTCAACGACAGCCACGGCCACGCCGCGGGCGATCAACTGCTGATCCATGTCGCCGATGCCATGCGGGCGACGGCGCGCAACGGCGATTTCCTGTGCCGCATGGGGGGCGATGAATTCGTCATGGGATGTCCCGGTGTCGCGACCTTTGATGAGCTGCAGCATATTGCCGACGCTTTGCTCGACCGAATCCGGACTCCGATCACCTGGGTCGATGCGACACTGGTCTGCAACGCCTCCATCGGCATCGCGCTCAGCAACGGCGAGAAGGTGACCGCCGAAGACCTGATCCGATCTGCCGATTTCGCGCTCTATGAGGCGAAGAAGCCGGGCGCCCCGCACGTGGCCCGCTACGATGCCGTCCTGCACGAGCGGCAGGAGGCGGAATACGCCCTGTTGGAAGAATTCGCCGAGACGCTCGATTCGGGAGGCATCAGTTTCGTCTACCAACCGATTCTGGATACAAGCACCGGCAAGATCCGCTCGTTCGAGGCGCTGGCGCGGTGGCACCGCAAGAACGGCGAACTGGTCGGCCCCGACACATTCCTCGGATTTGCCGCGCGGCTGAACCGGATGGCCGACATCGACTTCGCGGCGATCCGCGCGACCACGTCGCTGGTCTCTGAACTGCAGGGGATGGGTCACAAGATTCAAGGGGCGTTTAACACGTCGTCTGACGCGCTCGCGCACCCGGATTTCCTGGACCGGCTGGATCATGAGGCGCGCCGCGCGGGGCTCGATTCAACCTCTCTCGTGGCCGAGGTGCTCGAGACGACATTCTTCGGCTCCGACACCACGGACAGCCTCGCCGCCGCCCGCATTTCTGATCTTCGAAACAAGGGCTTCGCTGTGTACCTCGATGATTTCGGCGTCGGATATGCGGGGCTGGCCCACCTCAGCCAACTGGACGTGAGCGGCGTCAAACTGGACCGATCATTGATCTCCAATGTCACACACCAACGCGCCGCCCGCATCATCACCACCTCGATTTTGCGGCTCTGTGATGAATTGGGTGTCAGCACCTTGGCGGAAGGTGTCGAGAGCGCTGAGCAAGCGGACTTCCTGAAGGAACACGGCTGCTTCAAGCTTCAGGGGTATGGCATTGCCCGCCCCATGGACCGGGCCGCGCTGATTGCCATGGTGGATGCCGCGGCGCCGGTCGTGATCCCCGCGGCAGAGGTGCTGACGGCGAAATCTGCCTGA
- the ettA gene encoding energy-dependent translational throttle protein EttA, protein MAAYQYVYHMDGVSKTYPGGKKCFENIRLSFLPGVKIGVVGVNGAGKSTLMKIMAGIDKDFTGEAWSAEGARVGYLPQEPQLDESLSVRENVMLGVAEKKAKLDRFNELAMNYSDETADEMAQLQDEIDANNLWDLDSQIDVAMEALRCPPDDAPVETLSGGERRRVALCKLLLEAPEMLLLDEPTNHLDAETIAWLQQHLIDYKGTILIVTHDRYFLDDITSWILELDRGRGIPYEGNYSAWLEQKAKRLEQEAREDKTRQKTLERELEWIRQGAKARQAKQKARINAYEDLAGKSEREKLSRATIIIPNGERLGQKVIEIENLKKGYGDKLLIEDLSFALPPGGIVGVIGPNGAGKSTFFRMLTGQEEPDAGTLEYGDTVDLAYVDQSRDALDPNTTVWEEISGGAEIIELGDASMNSRAYCSAFNFKGGDQQKKVGQLSGGERNRVHMAKLLKSGGNVLLLDEPTNDLDVETLRALEDALTDFAGCAVVISHDRFFLDRICTHILAFEGEAHVEWFEGDFSAYEEDKKRRLGPDALEPKRLKHKKFVR, encoded by the coding sequence ATGGCGGCCTATCAATACGTGTACCACATGGACGGTGTGTCCAAGACCTACCCCGGCGGCAAGAAGTGCTTTGAAAACATCCGCTTGTCCTTCCTGCCCGGCGTGAAAATCGGCGTCGTGGGCGTCAACGGCGCGGGTAAATCCACGCTGATGAAGATCATGGCGGGCATCGACAAGGATTTCACCGGCGAGGCATGGTCCGCCGAAGGCGCCCGCGTGGGCTACTTGCCGCAGGAACCGCAACTCGACGAGAGCCTCTCGGTGCGCGAGAACGTGATGCTCGGCGTGGCCGAGAAGAAGGCCAAGCTCGACCGCTTCAACGAGCTGGCGATGAATTACTCCGACGAGACCGCCGACGAGATGGCGCAGCTGCAGGACGAGATCGACGCCAACAACCTCTGGGACCTCGACAGCCAGATCGACGTCGCGATGGAGGCCCTGCGCTGCCCCCCCGATGACGCGCCGGTCGAAACCCTCTCCGGTGGTGAGCGCCGGCGCGTTGCGCTGTGCAAACTGTTGCTCGAAGCGCCCGAGATGTTGCTGCTCGACGAGCCGACCAACCACCTCGACGCCGAGACGATCGCTTGGCTTCAGCAGCATCTGATCGACTACAAGGGCACGATCCTGATCGTCACCCACGACCGTTATTTCCTTGACGATATCACGTCCTGGATCCTCGAACTCGACCGCGGCCGGGGCATCCCCTACGAGGGCAATTATTCCGCATGGCTGGAGCAAAAAGCCAAGCGGCTGGAGCAGGAGGCCCGCGAGGACAAGACGCGCCAGAAGACGCTGGAGCGCGAACTCGAGTGGATCCGCCAGGGCGCCAAGGCACGTCAGGCCAAGCAGAAGGCCCGGATCAACGCCTACGAGGATCTGGCCGGTAAATCCGAACGCGAGAAGCTGTCGCGTGCCACGATCATCATCCCGAACGGGGAACGGCTCGGCCAGAAGGTGATCGAGATTGAGAATCTCAAAAAAGGTTACGGCGACAAGCTGCTGATCGAAGACCTCTCCTTCGCGCTGCCCCCCGGCGGCATCGTTGGTGTCATCGGCCCCAACGGAGCGGGCAAATCGACTTTCTTCCGGATGCTCACCGGACAGGAAGAACCCGATGCCGGCACGCTGGAATACGGCGATACCGTCGACCTCGCCTATGTCGATCAGTCCCGCGACGCGCTGGACCCGAACACGACGGTCTGGGAGGAGATCTCCGGCGGTGCCGAGATCATCGAACTGGGTGACGCCAGCATGAACTCGCGGGCCTATTGCTCGGCCTTCAACTTCAAGGGCGGCGATCAACAGAAGAAGGTCGGCCAGCTCTCGGGCGGTGAGCGTAACCGCGTTCACATGGCCAAGCTGTTGAAATCCGGCGGTAATGTCCTGCTTCTCGACGAGCCGACCAACGACCTTGATGTTGAAACCCTGCGTGCCTTGGAAGACGCCCTGACAGATTTCGCAGGCTGTGCCGTCGTCATCTCGCACGACCGCTTCTTCCTCGACCGTATTTGCACCCACATCCTCGCCTTCGAGGGCGAGGCTCACGTGGAATGGTTCGAGGGCGATTTCTCGGCCTACGAGGAGGACAAGAAGCGCCGCCTCGGCCCCGATGCGCTGGAGCCCAAGCGTTTGAAACACAAGAAGTTCGTGCGATAA
- a CDS encoding cold-shock protein, whose translation MANGTVKWFNSTKGFGFIAPETGGKDVFVHISAVERSGLTGLADNQKVTYDLEAGRDGRESAVNLKTV comes from the coding sequence ATGGCCAACGGCACCGTGAAATGGTTCAACTCTACTAAAGGCTTCGGCTTCATCGCACCCGAGACGGGCGGCAAGGACGTGTTTGTGCACATCTCTGCTGTTGAGCGCTCCGGTCTGACCGGCCTCGCCGACAACCAGAAAGTGACTTACGACCTCGAAGCTGGCCGCGATGGCCGCGAGAGCGCCGTGAACCTGAAGACGGTCTAA
- a CDS encoding DUF4329 domain-containing protein, which produces MAIVPMSGAKAQDAGELAFVQGLMESMNQLSVRFNREVCGFILQDAEGNYSSTKVSWGGEASCASLPIEEGQRAVSSWHTHAAWGLGYDGEVPSIQDVEGDMRYGVNGWVATPGGRLWFVDGTTGTMVQACGRDCIPVDPNFYPEEHGPVAERYTLEGLYQRFGRSR; this is translated from the coding sequence ATGGCAATCGTTCCCATGTCAGGCGCAAAGGCGCAAGACGCGGGCGAACTCGCGTTTGTGCAGGGTCTGATGGAATCGATGAACCAACTGTCGGTCCGCTTCAATCGAGAGGTCTGCGGTTTCATCCTGCAGGACGCGGAAGGCAATTATTCATCGACGAAAGTGTCCTGGGGCGGCGAAGCGAGTTGCGCGTCGCTCCCGATCGAAGAGGGGCAGAGAGCCGTCTCGTCCTGGCACACCCATGCGGCCTGGGGATTGGGGTACGATGGGGAAGTGCCATCGATCCAGGATGTAGAAGGCGACATGCGCTATGGGGTGAACGGTTGGGTCGCGACGCCGGGCGGCCGGCTGTGGTTCGTCGATGGCACGACAGGCACGATGGTGCAGGCCTGCGGTCGCGATTGCATCCCCGTCGATCCGAATTTCTATCCCGAGGAACATGGCCCAGTGGCCGAGAGGTACACGCTGGAAGGCCTGTACCAAAGGTTCGGCCGCTCGCGCTGA